Proteins from a single region of Desulfolutivibrio sulfoxidireducens:
- a CDS encoding ribonuclease catalytic domain-containing protein: MRQYPGPGCIVEFLQGNEPQLAWVVEESGGKLRLYTINKREMKLPAARILPWVGPCDDTVRDREGMLERLCTCEARRARVSSEVDAMEIWELAQGEVRDESVAWFAGLLWERPDTDQVAGLGRALLACKTHFKFHPPKFEVFPAEVVERRLTEQALALEREKVVTAGQGFFKELWTAWASGEKRDTARLAARLDPEAAVKLRELLLGLVADPENSELAVLWGTLRKGLPEHPFLPLVLAEQWGVVPPHHNYLLDQAGYEPGDGWAGRHAGEIGEIREASAGLACEPDATPFVSVDSPTTRDIDDACHVQPLSDGGFLVRLALADPSSAWRFDAPLDRAVMRRASSVYLPEGTSHMMPEAFAADVFSLVEKKPRPALIMEWDIDAGGATRRFEMRCAWVTVAANRTYADVEAELAGPEPGQSLASGFALAELLRARRVAAGAAIIERVEPDVVLSGPADEPLVDLAPSGQYPRAQLLVSELMILANASAAGFAVAGGFPLYFRTQDAVLSKELAGVWSRPEDIHHVVKHLPPTSLEIAPRPHAAIGVKAYATVTSPLRRYVDLVNLAQLRQVLETGSPKWTRAELEQRLPEINSRTEAAGRIQRFRPRYWKLLHIRQNCRSKTWTGIVVESGGPFVTLALPDIQVYVRANREQLGEKIRPGQPFALRLGKVDPLTNELRVLEATETDEA, translated from the coding sequence ATGCGACAGTATCCCGGGCCGGGTTGTATTGTGGAGTTTTTGCAGGGCAACGAGCCGCAGCTTGCCTGGGTTGTGGAGGAGTCGGGGGGGAAGCTTCGGCTGTACACCATCAACAAACGGGAGATGAAGCTGCCGGCGGCGCGGATCTTGCCCTGGGTCGGGCCGTGTGACGACACGGTGCGGGATCGGGAAGGGATGCTGGAGCGGCTTTGCACGTGCGAGGCCAGGCGGGCCAGGGTGTCTTCCGAAGTAGACGCCATGGAGATATGGGAACTTGCCCAGGGCGAGGTGCGCGACGAGTCCGTGGCGTGGTTTGCCGGGCTTTTATGGGAGAGGCCGGACACGGATCAGGTTGCGGGGCTCGGGCGGGCGCTTTTGGCGTGCAAGACGCATTTCAAGTTCCATCCGCCCAAATTCGAGGTGTTTCCGGCGGAGGTGGTGGAGCGGCGGTTGACGGAGCAGGCCCTGGCCCTGGAGCGGGAGAAGGTGGTCACGGCCGGGCAGGGGTTCTTCAAGGAGCTGTGGACGGCGTGGGCCTCGGGGGAGAAACGCGACACGGCCAGGCTGGCGGCCAGGCTCGATCCCGAGGCGGCGGTGAAGCTTCGGGAACTGCTTCTTGGTTTGGTGGCCGATCCGGAGAATTCGGAGTTGGCGGTCCTGTGGGGCACGCTACGCAAGGGCCTGCCCGAACATCCTTTTTTGCCCCTGGTCTTGGCCGAACAGTGGGGGGTGGTGCCGCCGCACCACAATTATCTGCTGGATCAGGCCGGCTACGAGCCCGGGGATGGCTGGGCCGGGAGGCATGCCGGGGAGATCGGGGAGATTCGGGAGGCGAGCGCGGGGCTTGCTTGCGAGCCGGATGCGACGCCGTTCGTGAGCGTGGATTCGCCCACGACCCGGGACATCGACGACGCCTGCCATGTGCAGCCTCTTTCGGACGGCGGATTCCTGGTCCGTCTGGCCCTGGCCGACCCGTCCTCGGCCTGGCGGTTCGACGCGCCGCTGGACCGGGCGGTCATGCGCCGGGCCAGCAGCGTGTATCTGCCCGAGGGCACGAGCCACATGATGCCCGAGGCGTTCGCCGCGGACGTTTTTTCCCTGGTGGAGAAGAAGCCCCGTCCGGCCCTGATCATGGAGTGGGACATCGACGCCGGGGGAGCGACCCGACGTTTCGAGATGCGCTGTGCGTGGGTGACGGTGGCCGCCAACCGGACCTATGCCGATGTGGAGGCGGAACTGGCCGGGCCGGAGCCGGGACAAAGCCTCGCCTCGGGCTTCGCCCTGGCCGAACTGTTGCGCGCCCGCCGCGTGGCCGCCGGGGCCGCGATCATCGAGCGGGTCGAGCCGGACGTGGTTCTTTCCGGACCGGCCGACGAACCGCTTGTGGACCTCGCGCCGTCCGGACAATATCCCCGCGCCCAGCTTCTGGTCAGCGAGCTGATGATCCTGGCCAACGCCTCGGCCGCGGGTTTCGCCGTGGCCGGTGGCTTTCCCCTGTATTTTCGCACCCAGGACGCGGTCTTGTCCAAGGAGTTGGCCGGGGTCTGGTCCCGGCCCGAGGACATCCACCACGTGGTCAAGCACCTGCCGCCCACCAGCCTGGAGATCGCGCCCCGGCCGCATGCGGCCATCGGGGTCAAGGCCTACGCCACAGTCACCTCGCCGCTTCGCCGCTACGTGGATCTGGTCAACCTGGCCCAGTTGCGCCAGGTCCTTGAAACCGGCAGCCCCAAATGGACCCGGGCCGAACTCGAACAGCGGCTTCCGGAAATCAATTCCCGCACCGAGGCGGCCGGGCGCATCCAGCGCTTTCGGCCGCGTTACTGGAAGCTTTTGCACATCAGGCAGAACTGCCGCTCAAAAACCTGGACCGGCATCGTGGTCGAATCCGGAGGCCCGTTCGTGACCCTGGCCCTGCCCGATATCCAGGTGTACGTCCGGGCGAACCGGGAACAACTCGGGGAGAAGATTCGTCCCGGACAACCCTTCGCCCTGCGCCTGGGCAAGGTGGACCCGCTGACCAACGAACTGCGGGTCCTGGAGGCCACGGAAACGGACGAGGCATGA
- a CDS encoding metallophosphoesterase, with translation MELPRRTTSGLLIIPDPHVAATPPGHRLEGYTDQVLDKLSVALNMAAENDLLPVILGDLFHWPRENPNTLLVRLIDLFRPHKPYTLVGNHDKYQARFTSDTSLAVLHAAGVVELLDTPGPFLRIETPTGQAVLGASPDATPIPLSFDRAPGTQTVWLTHHNISFPDFKDRFQHIRAIPGVDWVINGHIHRPQPSVTAKTTTWANPGNITRLSFTRRSMERVPAVSIWRPGCAELEKWPLPHLPFNQVFPDTDFPPEQNDIPQTESRFLQGLERLAMRRTAEGAGLKEFLQANLNPENPETNLIWELYREVTHAQNPE, from the coding sequence ATGGAACTGCCGCGCCGCACCACCTCCGGACTGCTCATCATTCCCGATCCCCACGTGGCCGCCACCCCTCCAGGCCATCGCCTCGAGGGCTATACCGATCAGGTCCTGGACAAACTGTCCGTGGCCCTGAACATGGCCGCCGAAAACGACCTGCTGCCGGTCATTCTCGGCGACCTTTTTCACTGGCCGCGCGAGAACCCAAATACCCTCCTGGTGCGCCTGATCGACCTCTTCAGGCCCCACAAGCCCTACACCCTGGTCGGCAACCACGACAAATACCAGGCCCGGTTTACCTCCGACACCTCCCTGGCCGTGCTTCACGCCGCCGGGGTCGTGGAGCTTCTGGATACCCCCGGTCCCTTCCTGCGCATCGAGACCCCGACCGGACAGGCAGTGCTCGGCGCGTCCCCCGACGCCACGCCCATCCCCCTGTCCTTCGACCGCGCCCCGGGAACGCAAACCGTCTGGCTGACCCACCACAACATCAGCTTTCCCGACTTCAAGGACCGCTTTCAGCATATCCGGGCCATCCCCGGGGTCGATTGGGTCATAAACGGCCACATCCACCGGCCCCAACCCAGCGTCACCGCCAAAACCACCACCTGGGCCAACCCCGGCAACATCACCCGGCTGTCCTTTACCCGCCGTTCCATGGAACGCGTTCCCGCCGTCTCCATCTGGCGACCCGGTTGCGCCGAACTGGAAAAATGGCCCCTGCCGCATCTGCCCTTCAACCAGGTCTTCCCCGATACCGACTTCCCTCCGGAACAAAACGATATCCCCCAGACCGAATCCCGCTTCCTCCAGGGACTCGAACGACTGGCCATGCGCCGCACGGCCGAAGGCGCCGGGCTTAAGGAATTTCTTCAGGCCAACCTTAATCCCGAAAATCCCGAAACGAACCTCATCTGGGAACTCTATCGCGAGGTCACCCATGCCCAAAACCCCGAATAA
- a CDS encoding AAA family ATPase: MIVKLTLVNFMAHGESVFEFATGLNALTGPNNSGKSAVVEALRCLAENPAPKHVIRHGAGEARVEVLLDDGTRVAWVRKSKSAIYELTPPGAAEPVTYAKFGRTPPEDVLAALRLNAVHVESGEDIDVHLGNQREPVFLLGKPGSVMASFFAASTESAHLIAMQNLLTDKVRKAKQEKRRLEAETAAARRDLDRLARLPDLEYALETGRGMERVLTGLAREIPALEQALAAREAVSRRAAALGGRQAVLAGLRPAPVLAPVAELERAGARLVSLRAAQKMAVGKVTALAPLSAPKVLADAASLARTTDTLRRTSAALDRARRKAHGLSSLAMPPATFDVAALADHLARRQTLAVRKAGLEKKLAAGEGLSPPPALSDAGPLFDLVSELSRLRARLAEAVSALGARTARLDRLHADIEKRLDQIGVCPLCGNDLRSETFLAVAGRAS; this comes from the coding sequence ATGATCGTGAAACTGACCCTTGTAAACTTCATGGCCCACGGCGAAAGCGTCTTCGAGTTCGCCACGGGCTTAAATGCCCTTACCGGACCCAACAATTCCGGAAAATCCGCCGTGGTCGAGGCCCTGCGCTGTCTGGCCGAAAACCCCGCGCCCAAACACGTCATCCGCCACGGGGCCGGCGAGGCCCGGGTCGAGGTCTTGCTCGACGACGGGACCCGCGTCGCCTGGGTCAGAAAGTCCAAGTCCGCCATCTACGAGCTCACCCCCCCGGGCGCGGCCGAACCCGTCACCTACGCCAAATTCGGCCGCACCCCGCCCGAGGATGTCCTGGCCGCCTTAAGGCTCAATGCCGTCCATGTGGAAAGCGGCGAGGACATCGACGTGCACCTGGGCAACCAGCGCGAACCCGTCTTTCTTTTGGGCAAGCCCGGTTCGGTCATGGCCTCGTTTTTCGCCGCCTCCACCGAAAGCGCCCACCTTATCGCCATGCAGAACCTGCTCACCGACAAGGTGCGCAAGGCCAAGCAGGAAAAACGCCGCCTGGAGGCGGAGACCGCCGCCGCCAGACGCGATCTGGACCGCCTGGCCCGGCTGCCGGACCTCGAATACGCCCTGGAGACCGGCCGGGGCATGGAACGCGTCCTCACGGGTCTGGCCCGGGAGATTCCGGCCCTGGAACAGGCCCTTGCCGCGCGCGAGGCCGTCTCCCGCCGCGCCGCCGCGCTTGGCGGCCGTCAGGCCGTTCTCGCCGGTCTGCGCCCGGCCCCGGTCCTGGCCCCGGTGGCCGAACTGGAACGCGCCGGAGCCAGGCTCGTTTCCCTACGCGCGGCTCAAAAAATGGCCGTCGGCAAGGTCACGGCCCTGGCCCCGCTGTCCGCTCCCAAGGTCCTGGCCGACGCCGCGTCCCTGGCCCGGACGACCGATACCCTCCGGCGCACGTCCGCCGCCCTGGACCGCGCCCGGCGCAAGGCCCATGGCCTTTCCAGTCTCGCCATGCCCCCCGCGACCTTCGATGTCGCCGCCCTGGCCGATCACCTGGCCAGGCGTCAGACCCTGGCTGTCCGGAAGGCGGGCCTGGAAAAAAAACTTGCCGCCGGTGAAGGCCTTTCGCCGCCGCCGGCCCTGTCCGATGCCGGGCCGCTTTTCGACCTCGTGTCCGAACTGTCCCGGTTGCGCGCGCGCCTGGCCGAGGCCGTATCCGCCCTGGGCGCCAGGACCGCCCGGCTCGACCGCCTGCATGCGGACATCGAGAAACGCCTGGACCAGATCGGCGTCTGCCCCCTGTGCGGCAACGACCTGCGTTCCGAAACCTTTCTGGCCGTCGCCGGCCGCGCCTCCTGA
- a CDS encoding sensor histidine kinase produces the protein MTQTALETRFAPAERSTTEELRRQHGIIVSQQIPALLDAIPIIVMVLNGNRQVVFGNRMFLQVVGASEVLEMIGKRPGEAFDCIHSDLTPGGCGTTEFCVECGAVGSVLKGIRGEWNVMECNINRRRETAGLESMDLQVCSAPIEVAGERFVVFSITDVSHEKRRRILERIFFHDILNTLGGIKGLMEFFTQEAPAPLREDAELVHGAVSSLAEEIISQKQLLAAESNELEINVIELNSTEILEILQRTFRNAEEAKGKNLEVDLSAVSLEFRSDYTLLKRVLGNMVKNALEATKPEGLVTLGATAADDVLCFQVHNAGFIPRNIQLHLFDRSFSTKGAGRGLGTYSIKLLTERYLGGEVGFETSREQGTTFFVRLPVKGPK, from the coding sequence ATGACGCAAACCGCCCTCGAAACCCGTTTCGCCCCGGCTGAAAGAAGCACCACCGAGGAACTTCGACGCCAGCACGGGATCATCGTCAGCCAGCAGATTCCCGCGCTCCTCGACGCCATCCCCATTATCGTCATGGTCCTGAACGGCAACCGCCAGGTGGTCTTTGGCAACAGGATGTTCCTGCAAGTCGTGGGGGCCTCCGAGGTGCTGGAGATGATAGGGAAAAGACCCGGCGAGGCCTTTGACTGCATCCATTCGGACCTGACCCCGGGGGGCTGCGGCACCACGGAGTTTTGCGTGGAATGCGGCGCGGTCGGTTCGGTCCTCAAAGGAATTCGGGGCGAATGGAACGTCATGGAATGTAACATCAACCGGCGCCGGGAGACAGCCGGCCTGGAGTCCATGGACCTCCAGGTATGTTCGGCCCCGATCGAGGTGGCGGGTGAACGGTTCGTGGTCTTTTCCATCACCGACGTCAGCCATGAGAAGCGTCGCCGCATCCTGGAGCGCATCTTTTTTCACGATATTTTAAACACCCTTGGCGGGATCAAGGGGCTTATGGAGTTTTTCACGCAGGAGGCCCCCGCGCCGCTTCGGGAGGACGCCGAGCTGGTTCATGGGGCAGTGAGTTCCCTGGCCGAGGAGATCATCAGCCAGAAGCAGCTCCTGGCCGCCGAGAGCAACGAACTGGAGATCAATGTCATCGAGCTCAATTCCACGGAGATCCTGGAGATTCTGCAGCGCACCTTCCGCAATGCGGAGGAGGCCAAGGGCAAGAATCTGGAGGTCGACCTTTCCGCGGTCTCGCTGGAGTTTCGTAGCGACTACACCCTGCTCAAAAGGGTGCTCGGCAACATGGTCAAAAACGCCCTGGAGGCCACGAAACCGGAAGGCCTGGTGACCCTCGGCGCGACAGCCGCCGACGATGTCCTGTGTTTTCAGGTCCACAACGCCGGGTTTATTCCCCGCAACATCCAGCTTCACCTTTTCGACCGGTCCTTTTCCACCAAGGGCGCGGGACGGGGCCTTGGGACCTATTCCATCAAGCTTCTGACCGAACGCTACCTGGGCGGCGAGGTCGGTTTCGAGACCTCGCGGGAACAGGGAACAACCTTTTTCGTGCGCCTGCCTGTCAAGGGGCCGAAATAG
- a CDS encoding ComF family protein: protein MAFFSGLFAAAGRDLFQRRCRVCGGLVPRCPKRRGASPSDWPLALLCAACAEALAPRRGGFCPGCGAIGPDPHAEPALCPSCESRPRPFATLAFHAPYQGLLRDMILSFKFGKQPEHAGVLRELLTGALTRAARGPATADVIVPIPLHPARLAWRGFNQSLELARGVSRTIGRPIDARALVRVRDTRPQSTLSGRERRENIQGAFLADPARVSGRVALLADDVMTTGATMDAASQALLDAGAARVDVVVLAR, encoded by the coding sequence ATGGCTTTTTTTTCGGGCCTTTTTGCCGCCGCGGGGCGTGATCTTTTTCAAAGGCGTTGCCGCGTCTGCGGCGGGCTGGTCCCGCGTTGCCCGAAAAGACGTGGCGCCTCCCCGTCCGACTGGCCCCTGGCCCTTCTGTGCGCCGCCTGCGCCGAGGCCCTGGCCCCCAGGCGCGGCGGCTTCTGCCCAGGCTGCGGGGCCATCGGCCCGGACCCTCACGCCGAACCCGCCCTGTGCCCATCCTGCGAAAGCCGGCCTCGGCCTTTCGCGACGCTGGCCTTTCACGCCCCGTACCAGGGACTCTTGCGGGACATGATTCTGTCCTTCAAATTCGGGAAGCAACCGGAACATGCCGGGGTGCTGCGCGAACTTCTCACCGGGGCCCTCACCCGGGCCGCGCGGGGCCCGGCCACGGCGGACGTGATCGTGCCCATCCCCCTCCATCCGGCGCGGCTCGCCTGGAGGGGCTTCAACCAAAGCCTGGAACTGGCCCGGGGCGTGTCCCGGACCATCGGCCGGCCCATCGATGCCCGGGCACTGGTCCGGGTTCGCGACACCCGTCCCCAAAGCACCCTGTCCGGGCGGGAGCGGCGGGAGAACATCCAGGGCGCGTTTTTGGCCGATCCGGCCCGGGTGTCCGGCCGGGTCGCGCTTCTGGCCGACGACGTCATGACCACCGGGGCCACGATGGACGCCGCCTCCCAGGCCCTCCTGGACGCCGGTGCGGCCCGGGTGGACGTGGTGGTCCTGGCCAGGTGA
- a CDS encoding flavodoxin family protein, translating into MNMPSHGEGAGYAGAAAPVVVLCCSPRAGGNSDMAGQAVARGVMAVGGECRTIFLREYCVLPCLGCDACAEGPGHRCVLAEKDDAETLFSAMLSASAVVVASPIFFYHVPAGFKAFIDRGQRFFHARRAVAGGSGRKADPEEPRTPRPQAHTLLVSGRKKGARLFDGALLSLKYFFEYMGLELAEPTLLRGYDKPGDLAADAALGARLAWRGGELWRAISAPGATGG; encoded by the coding sequence ATGAATATGCCGTCGCACGGGGAAGGGGCCGGATACGCCGGGGCGGCCGCCCCGGTCGTGGTCCTGTGTTGCAGCCCCCGGGCCGGGGGCAACAGCGACATGGCCGGACAGGCCGTGGCCCGGGGGGTCATGGCCGTCGGGGGGGAGTGCCGGACCATTTTTTTACGCGAGTACTGCGTGTTGCCCTGCCTGGGGTGCGACGCCTGCGCCGAGGGCCCCGGGCATCGGTGCGTGTTGGCGGAAAAAGACGACGCCGAGACGCTTTTTTCGGCCATGCTGTCGGCCTCGGCCGTGGTCGTGGCCTCACCAATCTTTTTTTATCACGTCCCGGCCGGGTTCAAGGCCTTTATCGACCGTGGGCAGCGATTCTTCCATGCGCGACGCGCCGTGGCGGGCGGATCGGGAAGAAAGGCGGACCCGGAGGAGCCCCGGACGCCGCGCCCTCAGGCGCATACGCTGTTGGTGTCCGGCCGGAAAAAAGGGGCCAGGCTTTTTGACGGCGCGCTTTTGAGCCTGAAATATTTTTTCGAGTACATGGGCCTTGAACTGGCCGAGCCCACCCTCTTGCGCGGCTACGACAAGCCGGGCGACCTGGCCGCCGACGCCGCGCTCGGGGCCAGGCTGGCCTGGCGGGGCGGGGAGTTGTGGCGGGCGATTTCGGCCCCCGGAGCGACCGGCGGCTGA
- a CDS encoding MBL fold metallo-hydrolase, which yields MKVETFALGPLLTNSYLVHHGTLAAVFDVGGDPAPMVEFLRRNDLAVTHIFLTHLHCDHLYGVAELARVTGAPVFASGADRYLMDEELGRGGFMGLPLVKMFEFADALPGESVMAGRPCRILATPGHSPGGLSVFFPQDGVVFVGDLLFSRSVGRTDFPGGDHETLVSAVREKIFILPDDTVVYPGHGPATTVGAEKRHNPFFSEFA from the coding sequence ATGAAGGTCGAGACCTTCGCCCTGGGGCCGCTTTTGACCAACAGCTACCTGGTCCATCACGGGACCCTGGCCGCCGTGTTCGACGTCGGCGGGGACCCGGCGCCCATGGTGGAATTCTTGCGCCGCAACGACCTTGCCGTGACCCACATTTTCCTCACCCACCTGCACTGCGACCATCTTTACGGCGTGGCCGAGCTGGCCCGGGTCACGGGCGCGCCGGTTTTCGCCAGCGGGGCCGACCGGTATCTCATGGACGAGGAACTGGGCCGGGGCGGCTTTATGGGCCTGCCCCTGGTCAAAATGTTCGAGTTCGCGGACGCCCTCCCGGGCGAGAGCGTCATGGCCGGCCGGCCCTGCCGCATCCTGGCCACTCCGGGACACAGCCCGGGCGGCCTGTCCGTTTTTTTTCCACAGGACGGCGTGGTTTTTGTGGGCGATCTGCTTTTTTCCCGGTCCGTGGGTCGCACCGATTTTCCGGGAGGCGACCATGAGACGCTGGTGTCCGCTGTGCGGGAAAAGATATTTATCCTGCCCGACGACACCGTGGTCTATCCGGGACATGGGCCGGCCACCACGGTGGGCGCGGAAAAACGCCACAACCCGTTTTTTTCGGAGTTCGCATGA
- a CDS encoding tetratricopeptide repeat protein: MRRQWELLDMGRVKLTPQDLITFEHFLKDALSAFLPFRSSSLYFPQSLPGDTARSIGADFNQAVHLPEEGRVLLPLAFEGGLLGVFVAKGVRMAAPRTQLAALPAAAALCLEQIRLYKAAVADPVTGLSNLPRLLAAMEREIDLVQDRILPGSASYFDPNLTGVRGCFGLILVDIDYFNWVNERYGFVFAESALDRVGAAISLECPQETLAARIHDDVFALFLPGATPAGTRETAEAVRMAVKRLRLEYGVTGETIALTASAGFANYPQDVRGGQFVAPVAEQARIMLKKARKALAAAKDLGRDQTMPFGRVLAEGGLVLETLPLDRVTVSLGKSVDAEGGQRFLVWSPRYEKTAEIKKSDDQRLIGRYPTMIKGEVALMDVREDMAFAEILHVSDPSWTIDPGDRLLLAPETSAPDEPCPPGGEAERPPRKEAISGLYGHRDFPRFLSAARENVARFCLALVLLPDAPAEGPSRPGRHVESDIREVTAIVKGLFGPGAEGGRFSTTKLAFYLPDREPDQVMGPLSNALLQARERLGIEAAAGVAGYPFLAFSKADAMENCRKALHHALLLPTPPRIAVFDSISLTISADRLFALGDIYAAMEEYKQALLADETNVLARNSLGICLAKLGSLAQAKAEFEKVIARDPKNAMALYNYGCLCRRLGENALARKAFKRCLGQNPSDVFSLLRLGRMAEETRRYADALTYYKRAEAVQNGVSMRHMARLAIKRKRPEEAREYLHQALVHDPKDAFSLSLMARLYLDGGEDPAIAEVMARQSVALRPERKEFWAILARALSALGKDEEAKAALTRAGGG; encoded by the coding sequence ATGCGACGGCAATGGGAACTCCTGGACATGGGGCGGGTGAAGCTTACCCCGCAAGATCTGATCACCTTCGAACACTTCCTCAAGGACGCCCTGTCCGCCTTCCTGCCGTTTCGATCCTCCAGCCTCTATTTTCCCCAATCCCTGCCAGGCGACACGGCGAGGTCCATCGGTGCGGACTTCAACCAGGCCGTGCATCTGCCCGAGGAGGGACGGGTGCTGTTGCCCCTGGCCTTCGAGGGCGGGCTTCTCGGGGTGTTCGTGGCCAAGGGGGTGCGCATGGCCGCGCCGCGCACCCAGCTTGCCGCCCTCCCGGCGGCCGCGGCCCTATGCCTGGAACAGATTCGCCTCTATAAGGCCGCCGTGGCCGACCCGGTCACCGGCCTCTCCAACCTGCCCCGCCTGCTTGCGGCCATGGAGCGGGAGATCGACCTGGTCCAGGACCGCATCCTGCCGGGGTCGGCCAGCTATTTCGACCCCAATCTGACCGGGGTGCGCGGCTGCTTCGGACTGATTCTGGTCGACATCGACTATTTCAACTGGGTCAACGAGCGCTACGGCTTCGTGTTCGCCGAATCGGCCCTCGACCGGGTCGGCGCGGCCATCTCCCTGGAGTGCCCACAGGAGACCCTGGCGGCGCGCATCCACGACGACGTCTTCGCCCTGTTTTTGCCCGGGGCCACCCCGGCCGGAACCCGGGAGACGGCTGAGGCCGTGCGCATGGCCGTCAAGCGCCTCCGCCTGGAATACGGCGTCACCGGCGAGACCATCGCGCTGACGGCCAGCGCCGGGTTCGCCAACTATCCCCAGGACGTGCGCGGCGGACAATTCGTGGCCCCGGTGGCCGAACAGGCCCGGATCATGCTCAAAAAGGCCCGCAAGGCCCTGGCCGCGGCCAAGGACCTGGGCCGGGACCAGACCATGCCATTTGGCCGGGTTCTGGCCGAGGGCGGCCTGGTCCTCGAGACCCTGCCCCTTGACCGGGTGACCGTGAGCCTTGGCAAATCCGTGGATGCCGAGGGCGGCCAGCGCTTTCTGGTGTGGTCGCCGCGCTACGAAAAGACGGCGGAGATCAAGAAATCCGACGACCAGCGGCTTATTGGCCGCTATCCGACCATGATCAAGGGCGAGGTGGCGCTGATGGACGTGCGCGAGGACATGGCCTTCGCCGAGATCCTGCACGTCAGCGACCCCTCCTGGACCATCGATCCCGGCGACAGGCTGCTCCTGGCCCCGGAGACGTCCGCCCCGGACGAGCCCTGTCCTCCGGGAGGCGAGGCCGAACGGCCGCCGCGCAAGGAGGCCATCAGCGGCCTCTACGGCCACCGGGACTTCCCGCGTTTTTTGAGCGCCGCGCGGGAGAACGTCGCCCGCTTCTGCCTGGCCCTGGTGCTCTTGCCGGACGCCCCTGCGGAGGGGCCGTCGCGGCCGGGACGGCACGTGGAATCGGACATCCGCGAGGTGACGGCCATCGTCAAGGGGCTTTTCGGGCCCGGGGCCGAGGGCGGTCGGTTCAGCACCACCAAACTCGCTTTCTACCTGCCCGACCGCGAGCCCGACCAGGTCATGGGTCCTCTTTCGAACGCGCTGCTCCAGGCCCGGGAGCGCCTGGGCATCGAGGCGGCCGCCGGGGTGGCCGGATACCCCTTTCTGGCCTTTTCCAAGGCCGACGCCATGGAAAACTGCCGCAAGGCCTTGCACCACGCCCTGCTTCTGCCCACGCCGCCGCGCATCGCCGTCTTCGACTCCATCTCCCTGACCATCAGCGCCGACCGGCTTTTCGCCCTGGGCGACATCTACGCGGCCATGGAGGAATACAAGCAGGCCCTTCTGGCCGACGAGACGAACGTCCTGGCCCGCAACTCCCTGGGGATATGTCTGGCCAAACTGGGCAGCCTGGCCCAGGCCAAGGCCGAATTCGAGAAGGTCATCGCCCGAGACCCGAAAAACGCCATGGCGCTTTACAACTACGGCTGCCTGTGCCGCCGTCTGGGGGAGAACGCCCTGGCCCGCAAGGCCTTCAAGCGCTGCCTGGGGCAAAATCCCAGCGACGTGTTCAGCCTTTTGCGCCTTGGCCGCATGGCCGAGGAGACCAGGCGCTACGCCGACGCCCTCACATATTACAAACGGGCCGAGGCCGTCCAAAACGGCGTGAGCATGCGCCACATGGCCCGGCTGGCCATCAAGCGCAAGAGGCCGGAAGAGGCCCGGGAATACCTGCACCAGGCCCTGGTGCACGATCCCAAGGACGCCTTTTCCCTAAGCCTCATGGCCCGGCTCTATCTCGACGGCGGCGAGGATCCGGCCATCGCCGAGGTCATGGCCCGGCAAAGCGTGGCGCTTCGGCCGGAACGCAAGGAATTCTGGGCGATTTTGGCCCGGGCCCTGTCGGCCCTGGGCAAGGACGAGGAGGCCAAGGCGGCCCTGACCAGGGCCGGGGGCGGATGA